A window from Sebastes fasciatus isolate fSebFas1 chromosome 22, fSebFas1.pri, whole genome shotgun sequence encodes these proteins:
- the corin gene encoding atrial natriuretic peptide-converting enzyme, protein MLPYNQTWLSSSVAVVKSSEVDMLLRFFSYLSRLSCYRHIMLFGCSLALPECFAADGTHNRRVVLPCASFCEAAREGCEPVLQMFNASWPEFLRCSQFSNVTFPTSTPSPPSSPSSSPSSSPSSPSTPTAVPAPHACYTPRQIKGKPSVCGGRHHFLCATGICVPQKLVCNGYNDCDDWSDETHCVCTDGEFRCSTGRCLSPALVCDGYDDCGDLSDELSCVCDAAREHRCGDGRCVSRDWLCDGDHDCLDKSDELNCSCKSQGLLECRNGQCIPSAFRCDGEDDCKDGSDEEHCSREQTQGVCAPGQPSCISTSCPSVCAGGGAACDHRTNCTRCESISLELCMNLPYNLTSFPNYLGHQSQRESSVSWESSLFPALVQTGCYQYLMFYACTLLVPKCDPVSLQKVPPCRSLCRNAKEKCESVLGIVGLQWPEDSDCSQFPEEGGNTTCLLPEDGVDECSPSHFKCRSGRCVLATKRCDGHLDCDDHSDEDNCGCSERSLWECPGSKICIKASMICDGFPDCPLLVDEANCSVCRDNELSCNNHQCVHRTLWCDGRKHCSDSSDEWNCVSLSDRSGSVLTVFRTAAEYQVCADEWNHELSKLTCNQLGLGVPSSVSMVAEHPGVPGRRRWLHVHPEWNLRNGSALQARLEKRSHACHSRRRVSVLCTREECGLRPTVGVYPHRNKRILGGRVSRRGAWPWQCSLQSGQSGHVCGCVLIDRRWALTVAHCFEGRESADLWKVVLGLNNLDHPGVHSQSRGVRSIIVHPRYNRAVVDYDISVVQLESEIEETPFVRPVCLPEPAKLPSPDSYCYISGWGHMGNRMPFKLQEGEVRIISLSQCQSYFDMKTITPRMLCAGYDAGTVDSCMGDSGGPLVCEEGNGRWTLFGLTSWGSVCFSKVLGPGVYSNVTHFTPWIQQQIYIHTYLTD, encoded by the exons gcGGGTGGTGCTGCCATGCGCGTCGTTCTGCGAGGCGGCGAGGGAAGGCTGCGAGCCCGTCCTCCAGATGTTCAACGCCTCCTGGCCCGAGTTCCTGCGCTGCTCGCAGTTCAGCAACGTCACCTTTCCTACGTCGACACCATCGCCGCCATCGTCGCCATCGTCATCGCCATCATCGTCGCCATCGTCGCCATCCACGCCGACGGCAGTCCCCGCCCCTCACGCCTGTTACACGCCGAGACAGATCAAAGGGAAACCCT CTGTGTGCGGCGGGAGGCACCACTTCCTGTGCGCGACGGGGATTTGCGTCCCTCAGAAACTGGTGTGCAACGGGTACAACGACTGTGACGACTGGAGCGACGAAACGCACTgcg tgTGTACTGACGGAGAGTTTCGCTGCAGCACCGGTCGGTGTCTCTCGCCGGCGCTGGTGTGTGACGGCTACGACGACTGTGGAGACCTGAGCGACGAACTCAGCTGtg tgtGCGACGCGGCTCGTGAACATCGCTGTGGTGACGGTCGCTGTGTGTCCAGAGACTGGCTGTGTGACGGAGACCACGACTGTCTGGACAAGAGCGACGAGCTCAACTGCT cctgtAAGAGTCAGGGTCTGCTGGAGTGCAGGAACGGTCAGTGCATCCCGTCTGCGTTTCGTTGTGACGGAGAGGACGACTGCAAAGACGGCAGCGACGAGGAGCActgcagcagagagcaga CTCAGGGTGTGTGTGCTCCCGGTCAGCCCAGCTGTATCTCCACTTCCTGTCCGTCAGTGTGTGCCGGTGGCGGCGCCGCCTGCGACCACCGAACCAACTGCA CTCGCTGTGAGTCCATCAGCCTGGAGCTGTGTATGAACCTGCCCTACAACCTCACCAGCTTCCCCAACTACCTGGGCCACCAGTCCCAGAGAGAGAGCTCCGTGTCCTGGGAGTCCTCCCTGTTCCCCGCCCTGGTCCAGACCGGCTGCTACCAGTACCTCATGTTCTACGCCTGCACACTGCTGGTGCCCAAGTGTGACCCGGTCAGCCTGCAGAAGGTCCCGCCCTGCAG GTCGTTGTGTCGTAATGCGAAGGAGAAGTGTGAGTCGGTGCTCGGCATTGTGGGATTGCAGTGGCCCGAAGACTCCGACTGTAGTCAGTTtccagaggagggaggaaacacAACGTGTCTGCTGCCGGAGGACGGAGTCGACG AGTGCTCCCCGAGCCACTTCAAGTGTCGGTCGGGCCGCTGCGTCCTGGCGACCAAACGCTGTGACGGACATCTGGACTGTGACGACCACAGTGACGAGGACAACTgtg GCTGTTCGGAGCGCTCTCTGTGGGAGTGTCCTGGCAGTAAGATCTGCATTAAAGCCAGTATGATCTGTGACGGGTTCCCAgactgccccctgctggtggaCGAGGCCAACTGCT CGGTGTGCAGAGACAACGAGCTGTCCTGTAACAACCATCAGTGTGTCCATCGGACTCTGTGGTGTGACGGCAGGAAACACTGTTCAGACAGCTCCGATGAGTGGAACTGTG TGTCTCTGTCCGACCGGTCGGGTTCAGTACTGACGGTGTTCAGGACGGCAGCAGAGTACCAGGTGTGTGCAGACGAGTGGAACCACGAGCTGAGCAAACTGACCTGCAACCAGCTGGGACTAGG AGTTCCCTCCTCTGTTTCCATGGTAGCCGAGCACCCTGGAGTCCCCGGCCGTCGTCGTTGGTTACACGTCCATCCTGAGTGGAACCTGAGGAACGGTTCTGCTCTGCAGGCCCGACTGGAGAAGAGGAG TCATGCGTGTCATTCCAGGAGGAGAGTATCAGTGCTGTGTACCAGAGAAG agTGCGGGCTGCGCCCGACGGTGGGCGTCTACCCCCACAGGAATAAGAGGATTCTGGGAGGCCGGGTGTCCCGGCGGGGGGCGTGGCCGTGGCAATGCTCGCTGCAGAGCGGTCAGAGCGGTCACGTCTGCGGCTGCGTCCTCATCGACCGGCGGTGGGCTCTGACCGTCGCTCACTGCTTTGAGGG GAGGGAGAGTGCAGATCTGTGGAAGGTGGTGCTGGGTCTGAATAACCTGGATCATCCAGGTGTTCACAGTCAGAGCCGCGGAGTTCGCTCCATCATCGTTCACCCGCGCTACAACCGAGCCGTGGTCGACTACGACATCAGCGTGGTGCAGCTGGAATCCGAG ATCGAGGAGACACCGTTCGTCAGACCGGTGTGTCTTCCTGAGCCCGCCAAGCTTCCTTCTCCTGACTCCTACTGTTACATCAGCGGCTGGGGTCACATGGGCAACAGGA TGCCCTTTAAGCTGCAGGAAGGAGAGGTTCGGATCATCTCGCTGTCTCAGTGTCAGTCTTACTTCGACATGAAGACCATCACTCCCAGGATGCTTTGCGCCGGTTACGATGCTGGAACCGTCGACTCCTGCATG ggcgACAGCGGCGGCCCGTTGGTGTGCGAGGAAGGCAACGGTCGCTGGACGCTGTTCGGCCTGACGTCGTGGGGCAGTGTGTGCTTCAGTAAGGTGCTCGGACCCGGCGTGTACAGCAACGTGACGCACTTCACCCCCTGGATCCAACAACAGATCTACATCCACACGTACCTGAccgactga